AGTGGAACATTTGCCAAGTGCAGCCAGCATCAGTAAGGAAAGGGCTATGAAATTGATGTGTTCAGCCACTCAGAGATTTGATTCGCTTCCGGAGAAGAGCCAGGAACTTCAAAATGCATTTGTGAAATGTTCCAGTGATGAAAATGCTCCTCTTATTGTTTATGTGTCAaaggtaaagatttttttttatttcaataatatctccttttattttaataatttacttaagttttttctgtttatttataagttcatttatcttttcttttttaataactgatctcttctttctgtatttcccattgcagtacctcctgttactcctttcaaatgaacaccatattctttggaagtttgaatttcaagtcatttgaccctgtgggtttgttccatacgaatatggttcatctgttgaatgataatgatgatcatgTCAGTTGGAAAAAGATATTTTCTGCCTTGATGTTTTTATATGGTGATTGTTGTTGAGTATCCAGCACTTTTTGCAGTTACCCACCAAAGTTCCTTATGGAATGGATGCTGTAATCTGTTGTAAGGCTTCTCCTTTTCTTGCTTCTTGTAAGCTTCATTGCAacatcaaaaaataatttgtttaatgatCACTGTAGATAGATTATTCCTCATCATGGAAACTTTGTGCTTTGCTTAGATTGATCAGGCATCAAATATTTATGCTTGAATGGAGATAGGCAGTATGAGTATATGGATTTCATTCATTTGCAGTAACTTACAACATGTCAAAAGTATGTTCCTATCAGGCACATGCTATTACTTTGCAAATACCTGTTTAACCTGTTGTAAGCTGATTAAACAAGCTCTTAATGCCAAGTGTGGTTTTTTTTTGGGTGTGGTTACCATGTTGCTGATGGAGGAGACTGTTGGTTAACCCCTGTTACACTTAGCATACCTTCACTTTTCAATTAGACTTGAAGAAATAAGAATCTTGTCACTTCTTATGATTGTTGTTTGATGTTGGTTTTTGGTATTATTCTATtaccttttcattaatattttagagGTTTATGTTATAATTAATGTAGCTACTTCCAATATTGtaacaaaatatgtattttactgtGGTTATTGTTACAGCTTCAGTACTGGCTGAACTTCCTATCATTTTGTTGCCTctgtagtaaatatatattttgactttGTATATTGTATTTCATGTTGCTCTCTTTTCCCTGTATGTCCTGTAGATTTTATCATGGCTTTGTGTGTTCTAAatgattttctgaaatatttcagaaattaaattgtacagtacagtattttataccTGGAATCtgtttaatactgtatataaattctttttatatattaattgcataattttttgGAATCTGCATTAATCTGCATTTTGAAACTATTTTGTTTCAGATATTTTGTGTTCCAAGGAAACACTTCCAAGATGAAAAGTCTGAAGGGAATAAAGGGTTCCACGTCCAGAATGTAAAGAGTTCGATTTCAGAGGAGGAGATGGCTAAGCGCAGGGAAGAAGCTCGTCGCATGAAAGAGGCAGCAACGGGAAATTCTGATGGTAGTGGCAAGTCATTTTGATTATATGCTGTGCCAGTGGTTGAAACAGTGGAAGTAGTAGCTAGAAGCTAAAGGATTTCTCATCTAGGAGAAACTGTATGCTTCACCTCCCAATTTTTTGGAAGATGATGAAAAAAAGTATGTTATTATTCAgattatgaaccctattcatatggaacaagcccacaagggccattgacttgaaattcaagcttccaaagaatatggtgttcatttgaaagaagtaacagaagataataggagcTTCAATTTCATGGATGGCATTATGCTAAAGATTATGTATTTTAGGGGCATTTTACCATGTTTGGAAAAAGTGTAGTTCTGTTGTTACTAATTTCCAAACTTATACACTTCTTCCTGTAGAAATAGACTAATTTACAATCAGGagcaatattttttcacataGTACCAGTATATCATTGGGCCAAAATTGCTAGTAATATTCCTTGCCTGTAGTGTTTAATTTGTCTTTTGCCTTTTTCTGtgtaaatatcaattttttccttcaGATTCCAAAGGAAAAGAATTGTCTTCAGAGGAGATGGCAGAGTATCATGAGACAACAGCAAGAAAAATTagctgacaaagagagagagagagaggagaaacagaaACTCCTAGAAGAGGAGGTGTTTGTGGCCTTTGCCCGAGTTTATAGTGGTGCTCTGAAACCAGGTCAAAAGGTAACTTTCCTAATATCAGCACCTTTCAGTTAAACATTTCAgtgttccttcctcttcctattccaATACTGTGTTTGTTACTCTCAGCATCATCAGAGTAATGAGAAAATAGCATACTGGTTTTCAGCACTTGTTTAATTATGTCCATTTATTGTGATTGATGACTAGATATGAGTTAACACGTGAAAGGGATTTAATACAGTGGAAGCATATAACTTGCTAAAAGGTGTGTATATGATTACAGTATGTAagtttaataaatttgttttgtttttttaagctcTGAAGTTGTATAAGGTACAGTCTTACAATCACTCATGGATCCTTGTATCATTCATTATGGCCATTAATTTGAGAGTTAGTGCATCTGGGATATTAATAATGTCTTTGAGAAACTTGAAACTTAATATTTCTTAATTCCAAAGCTTATTAATTATGGAAATGACTTTCATAAAAGTGGGTAATCTCACCTTGTGTTGTGATTTTGGGAATGTTAGGTCATGTTGGAACATGCATGGGTTTGTAGTGATATTAATTTTGAGCTTGAAGATGCTGTCAGTAAATGTGTAAAGGGCAATTGAAACTATAGAAATTGACAGTATTTTACCTATATTTTAGAGGATTTTGCAGCGTAGGCTTAATGTCTCGTCAACCCCTTCACAAGAGTGCCACTGTATTTGTTTGTTCTAATTGTCTGATTTTGAACAACAGTCTAAAGAGCTTTTAGACTTTGTGCTTCCTCCTATTTCTTGGCCTTGTGGTACACATAAAAACTTATGTTGTTGGAATTCACAAACTTGAGAGTCAAAATAATGTAGCTTTCTTTAGAAATGGGGTTGCTTCCACCTGTGACTGGGCTACCATGGTTTGAGGATCGTATCCACCTTTGTCTCTTCATTTTAAGACATTAAGTAAAACCCTCATCCTGGAAGCTTTTTGCAAGGGCATTAGAATAAATGGATAATAATTGGTGTAATAATGATCGTTTATCCACATGTTTAAGGTTTACAAGAATTATGTAGGTGCTGTCAGGATatgttaacttatttatttatgtaaatacctaTTGTTTACTGGATATGGTTATGCAGAAGTCTAGAAGTAAACAGTCTTCATTTTgtgaaagagtaatgaaaaaaaatatccaagttAAGAGGTTTGTTGTCAGAAATTGGTTGTAATAACTAGTAAGGATGATTTATTCTTCTTCCAGGTATATGTATTAGGCCCCAAGCATGATCCCAGTAAGATAATCAACATGCTTGACAATGGAGAACTTACTGAAGAGCAGTTGAAGGATAACATTCATGTTCACATTGGCCAGGTATTAAACCCACGAGTGCAATTGTAAAGTGCTTAGTCCAACTATTTATTCTCTAATTGCCTATTTTCAAGCTTAGAgataaattttgaaagttttttgatAAATAGATTAAAGCTTTTTTAGCCATAGAAACACTTCTGAGCTACTTCTGAATTTTAGGATACTGATTCATCAAATGGAGTTTAGATTAGCTATACAGTGGAAGTTATCATTGTCAGGATTCCTAAAGTttgagtactgtactgtactatgtacagtatatcattaagaattcaatatgaatttaatgttttcaatTAGTTATGTggtgtataatgtataaatgttgtAGCAGTAACTAAGATCAAAACATTACTCTTCAGCTTTTACTGAATTCTATCATTCTGAGTATGACTTTGGTGGAACTCTGAATTATCAGGTACCAAGCAActtttgatatgtatttgttCGGAATGTTTTTATGTTGCTAAAATGAGCTAGAGCGTTCTAAGCCTTTTCTCAGTTTATATCAGATTCATTCAAAAGCCATTCTAGTatctacatactgtatgtatagtgAAGACAGGTTTCTATTTGAATTATTACATGTTTTTAGAAAtcacatatattttcagtaaatggGAGGTTTACAGTATATCGATATGTAATTGCTTTTGCAGGTGAAAGGTATTTATCTACTTCTGGGACGTGAACTAGAACCTCTAGAGTGTGCAACTGCAGGGACAGTTATTGGCATTACTGGTTTAGAAGACCAGATCATAAAGAGCGCTACCATCTCCTCTACCCCTGTAATGCCAGCTTTCACAGAACTGACTCAGAATGCAACTCCAATTCTAAGGGTTGCAGTTCTAGCAAATGTCAAGGACCTCCCAAAACTGCGTGCTGGTTTAAAGCTCCTCAATCAAGCTGATCCTTGTGTACAGGTGTGTAGGAACTTCTTGACCAACAGCCTTATTTAGTGTTAGctgttgtgataaaaatttctattgAAATTGATTGAATTCAGAACTATAATTATTATGATGAATAATTAACACTATGAAACCTGCCAGTGAAATTCCAGACAGTGAGCTGCTCAACAAGTTGAGCTTTGGGCTCATTAGGACCAATTGTGCTTCAGAATAAACTGTGTCcgattgatattaatattattaccagGAATAGTGGCTGAAAGAATTGTACCTATTAAATGAACAGTGTCTTTTTAGATTTGTGCATTTCATTATAAGAATGAGTTCATTCATGCAATTAGAatgagataaaagaaaattatattaggtATATGTAATGTTTTGAAGTTCCTTTCACTTATCAGTTCCTTTTTACTTTGTCTTAGGTGTCGTTACAAAGAAGTGGTGAATATGTCATTGTGACAGCAGGCGAAGTACATCTGCAGCGATGCATAGATGATCTTCAGGAGCGATATGCTGGTGTTCCAGTTCAAGTATCAGATCCCATTGTACCTTTCAGAGAAACTATTATAGAAAAACCAAAAGTGGATAGACTGAATGAGGCTATTGAAGGGGAAAATGTCAATACAAAGGTAAGCTGCTTCTTGTTTCATGACTCATTCATTACAGGTACCAGTGTTTAATCTCATTACCCTATGGAGGTTCTATTGATGTCAGGTTTTCAACTAGCACATTATCaagttgaaaaatgtaaaaaaaatttttttgcctttCATCTAATACTCTGGTTGTCTAGTTCTGGCTGAACATTAGTTTGTAGTTTAAGGTGTTGTCTTTGCATACCCCCATGTTCCCTCGAAATATTTCAGGTAGAAGATGAAGATCCACTGGGAAGAGTGGAGATAAACGGTAGCGTTGGGAGGCTTCTTTGCAGAGCTGCACCATTGCCGGAATCTGTTACAAAACTTTTAGATCAATATAAAGACCTCCTGCATTTAATTACTAATAAAGCTGGCTCTGTTGTAGCTGGTGAGAACATTGAAACTGTAGCTGAAAGTAATGGGATGGAGGGAAAACCTGATCTTGAATCAACCCAGAAAGCACAAGAGAACTTGAGTAATGTCACTTTAAAGGCAATGAGTGAATTAAGATTTCAGCTTGACAAAGCTTTTAAAGAGGCAGGTTCTGAGTGGGAAAATGCTGTAAATGAAATTTGGAGTTTTGGTCCAGACGGTTGCGGACCTAATGTCCTGTTGAACCGCATCGGAGCATATAAAAGGCCATCAATTTGGGACAAGGCAACAGCCATTGATTCCCCATTAGCTGCTTATGATACAAACTTTGTCACTGGGTTTCAGTTAGCGACAGCTGCTGGGCCTCTATGTGAAGAGCCTATGATGGGCGTTTGTTTCATAATAGAAGATTGGAGTTTGCCTCAAAAGGAGTGTGACACCAAGCAATTCGGTATTTCAGCTGGACAGATAATTTCTCTTTCTAAAGACACATTAAGGAAGGCCTTTGAGAAGCAGTGCCAGAGGTTAATGTGTGCGATGTATTCATGTGTGATTAGTGTGACATCAGAGGTAGTTGGAAAGATGTACAATGTCATTGGAAAAAGACAAGGAAGAATTGTTAGTGGGGACATAACGGAAGGATCAACGTCATGGAATGTAACTGCCTACCTTCCTGTTATTGAAAGCATGAACTTTGCTAATGAACTTCGGAAATCTGTAAGTAACCTACAGCCCTCTGTTTCTGAAacaagattttatgaaatttatcatttttttacaaaGAAGGTCATTTCTTTCAgcttatattgtatatactgagataatttttaaaaatattttacttcctttttaaaatttgattgttTTACAGTACAGCATATTTCATTGTGAATGTCATGTTTTTACAGACATCAGGTGAAGCCATTCCTCAACTTGTTTTCTCACATTGGGAAGTACTGGATGTTGACCCAGCTTGGGAGCCTCAAACTACGGAAGAATTAGCACATTGGGGAGAAAAATCTGACAGTGAAAACATTGCCAAAAATTATATCAATTCcgtgagaaagagaaaaggactCGCAACAGATGAGAAGATCATCGAATATGCTGAAAAACAGAGAACTTTATCAAAGAATAAGTAATGTTGAAGTTCATAGGTTTTATAATGTACAGCTCTGTTTAATGGTGCCTTCAGAGATGATGATGTTATAGAAGTGctatttaatttatttggaatactcattttatttttgtattttcagattgtTATATAGTGTACTGTATTCTGGTATTTGTTATTCCACTTGGAATCTTCCAGATGTGCATTTAATGAATGATTATGTTACATATTTTGTCACAGTATTTCAAAGCTATCTGTATTAATGTGTtgtcaaatataataaaagaaattaaatattgtaAGTTTAAGTTATTTTATGTTCTAAAGGTCTGTAGGTTTTTTCAGTACAGTACCTTTTTACATTGCTGTCATCTGGAGATCCCAGAATTGTATATATTACTGGTTGTAAAATTATCCCAGATGTATTCACTTTGTGAAACAGGGTGCCCTCATGTATTACCTTAATTTTATGAAGATGAAATCTTGGGTTTTACTTTACTTATGTGTTATTTAGCTAGATGACAGGATGTAGTCCTTCCACAGTTATCATTGTTATGATGGTAGTAATACAGGGTGGTGACCCGCCCTGATTGGAGACAGTAATGGATTCATAGAGCCAGCGAGTCCAATGTGAGCAGATTTTTTATGCAGTGTTTCACAATAAACTAAATTTGATCTTCAGATAATTACAATGtccttcaaaaaattttttgctaAGGGAGGCTGTTGGTTTCTGCGCAGtaaaacttaataattgttattatgacaattttgtctgaaaaatttagttacagtttatttttatgagaaaacacTTCGTCGGTTGTTACCTAAGAGTGTAAGGTGTCTGAGAACAATAGTTCTTTAAGGTCCCAATTTTTGTTGGCTTTAGAAATAACAGCATGTATAGAATGAACAAGTGGAACAAGTGAATGCATAATTTCTCTAAATATTTACtaatgtgatttaaaaatataagtaGAAATATTAATAGAATCAACATTTAGCCCAAGAAATAATTAGTTCTGAAATTTAGGTTCTTTACTAGTCATGTCAGTGATAGTTTTGATGAACATATGTAATTAAAGAGGGAAATCGTAGGTAatagttttgaaatttgttttaaacTGAACTGTCTTGCTACATCAAGTCAATAAAGCTCTTGGAATATTGAGACTACAAGTTTTTTGTCTTTACATTTATAAGCTTGTTGAGCATTAATGGCTGTATTATTGCATTATATTCTAAGAAACCTATCATGTACACGGTTTAGTTTTCCAGATTGAAGCTCTTCCTTGTAAGCATATTTGCAGATTTGGGCACCTGTTTGTAATGCACGTATTACAGAATAATGAAAACCAGGAgtttaaactttttcaaataagTGCTGACAAtttatattgttggttttttttttcacaaaatcgaGAATGTTAATGGTTAATTGACCCTTAATTGGGATTTGTATACATAGAGATCTACAAATTATCTGGGTTGTGGCATGATTAATGTAGAGGAATATGACTTGGGCAACTGAGCAGTCAATTGTTTTGTATGGTCAGAAATGTTACAAACATTATTTGTAGTAATTTCAGAGTCAAAGAATAATTTACAGTTATTGAAGAGTAATTTGTGTATGACTATTGGTATTGGAAAGCATGAATGAAATTTGTAGGTTTAATACTGTAACTGTAACAGTAAACAAAGACccttttaattaaaatgatttcttaCAACGGCTTTGTTTTAAAACTATTGAGTCATTGTCTGGGTTTAGTTGAAGTAACAAAATGTCCTGCAACTTGGAGTAAATCCATTTGTCACATATAACAGTTTTGAACTCGAGTCAGTTTACACTGTTGTTAGGTTTGGTATTTGTTTTGGAAGTTTTACCACAAAGTCACAATGTTTTTGGGGTCTCGGTAGGCTTTATGCAAGTTTAATTAGGTTTCTTCTTGGTTCAAATAGATTACAGTACTTACTGCCAGCAACCTTATGGAAATTGGTATGCTATTATCTTTGGAACTTTTATTTTCACCTAACTTTGAAACCATTAATTCACTAAAAGAATTGTCATTTAAAAAGTGCTTCCTCACCAGAAATGGGTTTAAAGGCCGTCAATAAAGCATACTGTATGAATcgtgggaaaagaaaaaaaaaatatactgttgaaACCTAATTTTGCTGCTAAATCagaaaagtgatgaagatttCTAAATTGACTTAAAGTGATCAGCCACATTATTTCTGGGACTACTATGATACTTTAAATCATGCAGGTAGCCAAGGTTGGAGAAAGGCACTTGCCCCGAAATGTTATGAGCATAAATGGTTTAGTCACGAAGCTAAAGAAATGTGACTTGCAAGTTTGTGATGTTTCATCTAAGAGGtttaatgccgtcagtgtacctcgccGTGATTCACTGTAGGCGGTATTAatgggtgtttgcagcgttcctttggcctCTATCTGTACCCATTTGCAAGCAGCCTACTTGGCTTCCATTCCTTtatcctttcttcagtcttgctgacCAACCTCAGCTTTAGATCCTCGAATACGTCATCCCCGTCTTAAAAAGTCTGATTTCTAGTTAACTCAAGATAGCTTCTAGGAATTTTGTTCCAGTTAAATTGATTTCAGAGTGCAAGCcaaatagatgtatatattcaGATGTAGGTACAGCTAAGTGTTGCAACATTTACTCTTGTTGCTATATCATCCATCTGTAaacatacatgaatgtatgtatatgtgtgaggtACACAAGCACATTTGTACATTTATTGGCTGACGGGTGGAGGAAGGACGGAGTGATGACCTTGCGAGTGTAATAGGCTACCCCTTAAATAGAAGGGGGCAAACAGTCAAAGAGAGTATTGCCATCAGGTTGtcgaataaaaattatttcacgacattcttattaatatttcatataaaaacttctCAAAAGTCTTTAAGCAGCATCAGAAAGGACCAAAAACTATTATTTAAATTATGTACTTTACATAATTTGAACTTTAAGCAACGTTATAAACGTTTGTACTTCATGACCTACAACGTTTCGTATTGTACCGAAGTTTAAAAactattttgcttatatatataatgcattgctTTTATGTGAATGAGgtgtagtttttaatatttagtcGTAATTTGCAAACGCGTTATCCAAAACCTGTTATGGCTTTCTTGGTTGCGCAAAGTTAGATATCTCTGTAAttcttgttgtgtatatgaaagcaagagataacaaaatgacCTTGAGAATATCATTAGAATTCTTGCCATGATTAGTGCATGGACGTGATTGCCTTGCTTGAGGGAGTCCACCCTTAAACGCTTTGGGAGTAGCCTTCCTCCCTGTGGCAACCATTAACACGGATAAAAAGGATTAcagataattatctttttattaaaaggAGTGAGTGAAACTACCGCAAAGTATTAGATAAGATATTAATCACAAGAAGAGACGACAGATGGCGGTAGTCACCATGGCTCACATGTGTTCACGCGTCGCCCGTCACATTGCTCTGGCAGCATCCAGCCCGGTCGCTATTCTACCGGCCGCCAAACGTCTCAAGACATCGCCGACCATTCCAGAAGGGGCAAGAGGCATGGCATACACCGTCGTCGAGAGAGGAACCCCCAATTCCCTCGACTACAGGGTCTTTTTGAGTGAGTAACGCTGCTTAACATGGCTCCCTAGGCTTAAGAGGGCTCATAGGTGATAAGACTTTCGAGGACGGCAGCTGTTGTTCTCGATCCTGAAGCAGGTGTTCGAGTTCGCACGAACGTCAACTCCATTTAAATGACTTGATGCGTCTGTTGTGGGCGTGGCCGGCCGGGTTTTGTAACGTCAGGTGGGGAAGTGCCACATAGGCCTAAGGATAATGAAACTAGGCCTAGCCTATCTGATGCCACTTGTAAGTTAGGCTAGGCCTTAACTTAGCTTGGGTTGCTGTTCAAAGCTTTTCCACGTTTAAAAACTGCTACGTTCGtaatttttcaccttttaaatCATTATCCCTTTGATAGACATATCCTTATCATAGGCCTAATTCAGAAACACCTAGGGCTAGCCTGAATTGAAATTCGTACCTAGGCTAGGCCTATTCATTTTTTATAGGTACTTTattaaactgtaatttttttgtgtCATCGGCAAGGAGGCTAATTAAGCATAGGCTGTCAAAGAGATTATGGAGAAAAGTTTTATCCTAGTCTGCCCAGAATGGAGTTGCAGAATTATAATTAGGTTTTCCAGTAGGCCTAGGCTAGCTGATAAAATTGCAGGGGTGTTACATGCATTATGCCTAGGCCTATTTCCATGATTCATGGC
This genomic stretch from Macrobrachium rosenbergii isolate ZJJX-2024 chromosome 6, ASM4041242v1, whole genome shotgun sequence harbors:
- the LOC136839494 gene encoding LOW QUALITY PROTEIN: elongation factor-like GTPase 1 (The sequence of the model RefSeq protein was modified relative to this genomic sequence to represent the inferred CDS: deleted 1 base in 1 codon); translation: MVAGQQDQRSNAYALMENPHNIRNLCIMAHVDHGKTSLADNLVASNGLISQRLAGRIRYMDSRKDEAERGITMKSSCVSLAYSKGDEKYLINLIDSPGHVDFSSEVSTAVRLCDGTIIVVDVIEGVCAQTKVVLQQAWVENIQPVLVLNKIDRLILETKLSPIDCYYHIAQVLEQVNAYMGELFNTTVLGKTAEGVERRQQAERERRLSERKISESETAPEAKQIFSDWGIDQVDDSDLYFTPEQGNVIFASAYDGWGFSIAHFAEQFANKLGMNRTVLNKTLWGDYYISSKGGEKKIMRGARDKRKNPLFVSLILENLYKVYDTVMSKKDNIELEKLAGCLGVKLPVHVLKSTDIRAKLNMLCNKWLPLAPAVLEMVVEHLPSAASISKERAMKLMCSATQRFDSLPEKSQELQNAFVKCSSDENAPLIVYVSKIFCVPRKHFQDEKSEGNKGFHVQNVKSSISEEEMAKRREEARRMKEAATGNSDDSKGKELSSEEMAEIMRQQQEKLADKEREREEKQKLLEEEVFVAFARVYSGALKPGQKVYVLGPKHDPSKIINMLDNGELTEEQLKDNIHVHIGQVKGIYLLLGRELEPLECATAGTVIGITGLEDQIIKSATISSTPVMPAFTELTQNATPILRVAVLANVKDLPKLRAGLKLLNQADPCVQVSLQRSGEYVIVTAGEVHLQRCIDDLQERYAGVPVQVSDPIVPFRETIIEKPKVDRLNEAIEGENVNTKVEDEDPLGRVEINGSVGRLLCRAAPLPESVTKLLDQYKDLLHLITNKAGSVVAGENIETVAESNGMEGKPDLESTQKAQENLSNVTLKAMSELRFQLDKAFKEAGSEWENAVNEIWSFGPDGCGPNVLLNRIGAYKRPSIWDKATAIDSPLAAYDTNFVTGFQLATAAGPLCEEPMMGVCFIIEDWSLPQKECDTKQFGISAGQIISLSKDTLRKAFEKQCQRLMCAMYSCVISVTSEVVGKMYNVIGKRQGRIVSGDITEGSTSWNVTAYLPVIESMNFANELRKSTSGEAIPQLVFSHWEVLDVDPAWEPQTTEELAHWGEKSDSENIAKNYINSVRKRKGLATDEKIIEYAEKQRTLSKNK